From Microbacterium sp. CGR2:
CGTGCCCAGCAGGCGAACGGGACGCTGGCGGAGGTGCAGGTGGATGCGGCGCGAGGCCGTCCGCTCCGCCGGATCGAGCGCGGCCCACTCGGTCATGGTGCGCACGATGATGCGGCGCTGTGAGAACTGCGCGACCATCCGCTCGGCGTGCTCATCCAGGACGAGCTCCTCCTCATCGACGATCACGTCGACGTCGTCCTGCTCGGCGAGCTCACGCAGCTCCATCGCCGAGAAGCGCACATCGGCCGGGCCCCGCCGGGCGAACAGGTGCACATCGCGCAGCGGGCTGGCGGCGAGCTGATCGAGTACGGCATCCGGGGTATCCGTGTGCGTCAGCGCGGACGCGTGCTTCGCGAGGATCCGGGTGACATCGAGCGCCACGTTGCCCGCGCCGAGCACCGCAACCGATTCCGCCTCGAGAGGCCAGGTGCGCCCGACATCCGGGTGCCCGTCGTACCAGGCGACGAACTCGGCGGCGCCGAAAGATCCCGGAAGGTCGATCCCGGGGATGTCGAGACGGACATCGAGGTCGGCGCCGGTCGCGACGATGACCCCGTCGTAGGCCGCCCGCAGTTCCTCGATCTCGACGTCGACGCCGATCTCGACGTTGCACAGTAGACGGATGCGCGGGTTGACCAGCACGTCGTGCAGGGCATCGGTGATCTTGCGGATGCGCGGATGATCCGGGGCGACCCCGTACCGGACCAGGCCGTAGGGCGCCGGAAGCTTCTCGAACAGGTCGATCGAGGCGGTCGGTGCGAGGCCGAGGAGGATGTCGGCGGCGTAGATTCCGGCCGGCCCTGCCCCGACGACGGCGAT
This genomic window contains:
- a CDS encoding FAD-dependent oxidoreductase, producing MTVIEPRIAVVGAGPAGIYAADILLGLAPTASIDLFEKLPAPYGLVRYGVAPDHPRIRKITDALHDVLVNPRIRLLCNVEIGVDVEIEELRAAYDGVIVATGADLDVRLDIPGIDLPGSFGAAEFVAWYDGHPDVGRTWPLEAESVAVLGAGNVALDVTRILAKHASALTHTDTPDAVLDQLAASPLRDVHLFARRGPADVRFSAMELRELAEQDDVDVIVDEEELVLDEHAERMVAQFSQRRIIVRTMTEWAALDPAERTASRRIHLHLRQRPVRLLGTDRVNGIEMERTASDELGRMVGTGELLRYDVGAVYRAVGYRSTAVSGMPFDADLGVVPHTEGRVVDAAGAPIPRLYATGWIKRGPIGLIGSTKSDAAQTVRHLVDDLAEAEPVSRGEDSINRLGHAVDLDGWLRIDAAERGAGAERGRERTKIVDRAEMLAHAKQEQMTEAGR